The stretch of DNA tgcctaatcaatgttacttcaatatttttagaacattaaaaaaatattgttaaaatcacatgaataaataatataagaaattgaaaaaataaagatgatgtatgggaaaaaacatttaccaccgacgggataagaaccccagcgtatccgctccttagttcgacgtctggcgacgtatgttacaaaactttacgaacattctggtatatatcacacaaaatacaatttactctttctcttaaatcacatttcttaggtcaaacaattacttgtttcaatttaataatgctaaaaattacttaatatatatctgcgataaaaccaacaaatgtaactttcctcctaatagcaaaaacgtcgaaaaaattcggtttttattgttttttgacgatgatgtctcacaacaaaaaatctaaaaaaaattgacgacactgcctgttatagtactttaacaaggaactaaacagtagaatagcatgttttcacatttttgagaaatctgcatttttccgattttttggaggtttttcatttttttacgaccacagtttgtaacaaaaaaatctgaaaaaattatcaaaagtcagccttagaatccaaaatatgtcacattttttcagaattttaggaagaatcagagtgcggaaaatacgcggagaagcgcgaaatctaatttaccctgtaaccaacctcatgggcaagatagggggttgaaattttactcagaggggtttttcttagtcagctttcgaattgttcattaatcattgaaaaacctctaagggcagttttgaccataaatcggctaggccctttaaaaaggatctgatgtctacgttcaacactcgtcatactttctgtttagttaatatttcaatgtttgtaaaaagtttaccgattctcatctcgaaatcttttttcaatttgcaattgttggctcttctccgtggataacagtcgatcttttatacgatggtccaaaatcatgctaactaccaaataattcgtagtggcagcaaagttaaatctacttcctagctcgacaattaacgcaattatataacgcaatttttcctgagttttcattacatgtcatctagtagctgtctagaagctgaagtcgtttggtcgatttataaaaaaagttattctgatttaaagtgtctgccatcaattatgagactgactgcataatgtataacgagaagcggccgcacgtttctcgctaagcaacctgcgctatctccatgtttataattgtgtagtgtgaaaatggtttactgcctctttggttcgttatctcgaccatttcttctaaaaagtgtacttccgtacaatgggacagtagggctctcatcagcgagctaaggtttatgaccggctcgcctgcacgcgcccacttaggtcacccgctctgagtatttgatctacctgcacgcgtatgcgttttgctcttccctccccatcgagccactagcttagttattcattatcgaaaaatataaaagtctaagacaatctattcacaggttagttagctcagattctgtcaaacagtttttctcagcttaccagaattcagtcttttgacctttggtgcgagtaccagtgtggcggcctgtgcaaagagcacgccgacgaaccgccagcatacattgtagacgcggcggcgacctcgtataaatacacatcaatattatacaatatttatatatccattccttcaaaaactatttaacgaagtttaacgttaattttcaacattataaacaattttgcaacaacacatttttacgactgtacactgaaccccggagtataatataaaggaatatataaaataccgttcttcacatctagttatttacataaatctaggaaatagttgttattgcataattattttcaataagggttatacaaattctgaatcaacatttcactatcaaaatatataataaaacatcgcaaacatttagcattgtcaatatactaaaatgcttgataatatcgatgtgctgatcttcccgctgtaactcgcatcatgtcattttacgcctgattttatttcgagccgttcgcttcgttgcgagcagctcgcatcggtgcgagcagctcgcatcgtgcgagtactcgactcgactcgcacaatcgagccgagctaagctcggctcgcattttcgggtactcgcacagccctagTACATAccggcacagacgaggtatcgTCTGTGATACCGGAGAAAAAGAACTGAATTCGATTGATTCATTATTTCaatattgaaacattttaaccattaaattttcatttccttAGATTACTTAACTGTTTCTAAAGATCTTGATCTACAGCTCTGCTAATAAGACAAAGACTGTACTTTCGAAGACGTCGCGATAAAAGCAAAtaagtgtcaaatatttttggcTAAATTGTAAATGCGCAAAGTTTCGTCGATGAAGTAGAAATCTGATATGGGCGTTGCCGGTATTACAGGAATTTACTTCATCCTCCCGAGTAAAACTCTCTCAGGGCATGCAACATAAGACAAAAATTCTAAATCAGCTGATATTCACGAAAGAGCTGAGCGTTGTTGACGGGCGTTTGAATTCCCATTTTTTTCGTACGAAAAAGTATCGCCTGCAATCTGAGATTTCTGATAAAGGTAAGAATTTAATACTGCTAGCATATTTTGGCCAGACAGCGTGATAAACGAACTTTCTCGAACCGCTGCTCCGTTTTGTTTATATCCTACTTAAAGATACTTGTAACCCTCTTAAAACATGACCTGTTGCACGCTTTATTAGATATTAAAGTAAATGACGGAGATAGACACGCCGCCATCCTCTCCAGATATGAATGGTCAAATGGATGAAGACGATCTGATATACGTGGGTGATGTTGATGAAGTGATCGAGGCTTTCGAGGCTGGTGATGTTGGAGTTGAAGATGCGATGGGAGATGATCCTGTAGAGCAAGGAGACGCGTCTTGCTTGTTCACTGGCCATAAGCGAGGTGAGGCAAGCTCTAGTTGCCTCAATGAATGTACTCTTACGAACAAGCgcaatttcattgaaaatttcAGGTTCGGTTTTCTGTGGCTATTTATCCAAAAATGGGAAACTAGCATCCACAGGGGGGGAAGAAGATAAAGCTTACATTTGGGATACATCATCCGGAGAGATCATTCTCGACTGTACTGGACACAAGGATAGCATTATCTTTTCGGAGTTCAATTACGACGAATCGTATTTAGCCACTGGAGACATGAGCGGTTTGATTCAAGTTTGGGCGGTTGCTGACAAAACCAAAATTTGGGACTATAATATGGGGGACGCAACAGTTAGTTTGATCTCTGTAATTGTACTTTCAGTTGTAAACAAGGTAACAGAAAGACTCCTTCTTGCAGTGGATGAAGTGGCATATGGCTGCGAATGTATTGCTAGCAGGATCCGTAGATGGAGAAATATACATGTGGAAAATACCTAATGGAGAGTGCAAGGTTTTCCAGGGTTATGGTGACCGAGCAGAAACTGGAACGATCTTTCCAGATGGTATTCATTTCTTGATACGTTCAGAAAATAGAAAGAATCGTGTCTGAACAGGATATAACTTTTCAGGCAAACGTATCGCCGTTGGTTACGAAGATGGAACAATTAGGATAATAGATTTGAGAACTGGTTCCATCCTGTCGTCAATTTCTTCCTCCTCAGGTCATTCCTCCACTATCGTCACCCTCGACTGTCATTCCGATAATAATCTAGTCCTCTCGGCCGCTTTGGATGGAAAGACTATAATCAGTACCTCAAACACAGGCAAGGTAATAAAGAACCGTGCTCATGCTGTATTTTAGGGGCCAAAGTAACACGGTTTACAATCTTCAGATAATTTCCGTTCTGCAAAACTTGAATCTCGGCGAGAGAAATAACGCGAATATCGAGCAGGACGCTGGGAACAGCGAAGGTAATAGCGATAGCAATTGGGTAGAGACTGCAGCTTTCTGCAAGGATCCTGCGTTTCCAGTTGCTGCGACTGGTACAGTTAACGGAGAAATTTTTATCTGGGATATCTCGAAACAGGTATTACCACTCTTACCATTCAGATGCAACTTTATGTGGTGTACATTACTGATTTCCATTGGAACTGTTCAGGTGCTCAGGCAAAAAATCGGGCAAGAAAGCGGTATATCAAAACTGGTGTGGAAGGGGAATACAACTATCCTGTTCTCGGCAGGATTAGACGGTATACTTAGATGTTTCGATGCAAGAACTGGTCTATGTGTACAATCATTCCTAGGACATACCGCAGATATTCTCGACTTATGTATATCTGAGTAAGTTGAAGCAATTCGAGACTACTTTCTCTCGATAAAGGAAACAAGATTTAATGGAAATTCGTTTTAGGAACGGAGAGAAGGCATTAACAACGTCCGACGATTCGACAGCCAGAATTTTTGATATTTCGTCTCTATCATAACGTAATCTATTACAtagagaaaaatataaaatctttGTTATTATCTAAAATCTATGTAcattttatgaaagttgttcatatatatattgtactttgtttccttttttaattaaaaataaagtttatttatttttagctCATAGTCTGCAGCATTTTGTCCTTGCACCACTCAGAATCAAGCGAATAGCTTTCATCCTTCCAGAGAAAGTGAGTTGGACCATGCTCTTCACCTTTCTCAAAATTGAATAAAGCGCTGAATTCGATTGCTATTTTTGATCTTACTAGACCTACTCCTCCTGCTCTCTCTGGTGCAGGATGATATACTCTTCCTGTGTGAATATTCATGTACAACTTTTCTGGCTCGAATGGCACCTACAACAAATGAATTATTAAAACTTAAACCGAGATACATGGATTACATTTTGAAACGTACCATCAGTAATTCTTCTGCATGAGCATAGCCAAACCAGTCTTCCTCCTTTCCTGTCTCGCTGTTCTGCTTCTGTAGAACTTTAGTAAATACTATTGGTAGATCGTCGCATCTGATAAAATTTCTTTCTGGGCCACAAGGTGAAATATATGGGAAATCCTCCATATATCTTCCTGTCTCATTTTTCTTCAACCGCTTGAAAAAGAATGCCAAAAATTTCTTCTCTAAAATGATATAAAGATTGAAACAGATCAAAATGTATATCTTTCAAGATGTATGCCAACCTTTAAAACACGAGGTAAAGTTCTTCATGCGAGCATCGTCCAAGAACAGCTATAGAAATAGAAAAGTATACATTTTAAATAGTTCAATAGTGTTTTTgttaaagttattttaaatttaGTAGAGACTTGTACCATGCCTTGATGATCTATGTAATAGAAATATTCTCGAACTCTAGGTTCTGGAGACTGTCCCTGTTCATATTTTGCTATTTGCCTTCCGTGTACTTTAGAAACGGATGTTTTAATCGGGATCGTAAACAATCGTGATCGTAAATGTAGAAACATTGCATTCTGTACATAAATTATTCAATTCGTGACATTTGAGAGTTAATTGTCCATACGAAAACGTAGTACACACAGTCGTGAACAAAATCAAGTTAACATATAGTGAAAGTAGATATCACCGAGATTTTATCGAATTAACATTACTGTTACATGTTCcaattttattcattatataatatacatcTTGTTCACTTAATTTTGTTCTTGCCCGTCTGTATTTCAATGATACACCTATGTAAGATTGAGAGGATTACACAGTTCATTTGAGAAAACATAACCTCACTCCATAGAATCTCGACTGCGTCTTGGCGCAGCGATTATGTCAGACGCGACGTAACGTACGCAGATCGCGTAATAACGTAGTAGAttccaataaaataatcagCCAGGCCTGATAAAATTTCCGATAACGTTTAACTGTGCGCCTCTGGACCGATCCGTCGGCCATGTTTGACTGATTGGAGAACAGATGAGTTACCGTAGTACGCAGTAGAAATGCAGTATACAGTATACTCGATTCTCACTAAGGAGCCCAATTCAAAAGTTATCGGTAAAGTAGAGCGCGACACGACAATGTTAATAGAGCTTTAGAGCTCCATAGACAtgtgacagaaaaatacattgggagattggtctactcctatactaCATCTGTGGTCAAAGCTCCGGTGTCTTGATTCTTTTttgattaataaaaaaatagcGCAAGTATTACACGAATCACATAATGAAAAGCATGGGATTAAAAAGACATACATTTACCAATTAGACTGGGAAGAATGATAATCGCTTATGGATGTAATAGGAGCGGCTCATGGATTAATAAATTCCAGATGCAATCATACATAATTCGAACAAGTTTTTTcgtgaaatttatattttcgtggatggtttaaaaaaagaaacagtacACTCCACAGGAGCGTCTTGTTTCTCCGACGTCTCGGGTTCAACTGACCGGTGAGCTGGTGACATCTGGCGCGATCGATCGGAACGCGATCTCGATAGAAACAGGGACTTCGATATTTCTCAACGTCACGTTAGTTCGCGCTGCCCACGGACAGGCAGATTCAAGAAATGAGATACGACGAGGAGGTGGAACGAACGGTTTCTGCAAACGGACTGAGATTTCGAGGAAAGGATCGCGAAGAGGACCGTGTCGCGCGGCGAGATGCTGTCGCCCCGTTGAACGATCGCCGCCGTACCGAGAGATCATAACAGAAACGTGCAAAATGTTGACCGCGAGCTCGGCCAAGAGAAAATTCTCCGTACGCAAGCTGAAGTCTCAAATTGTTGTCGTTGCCAAATAAGTATAGTGAACAACGCGATCCTGCGGCCCCGGAACATGGCTTCGTCCACGAAGAGGTCATGGAAACTCCGTAAGTGCTCGTCTCCTAACTGTCTGTCGTGTGTACTATACTCGATTCGATATACCATGCTCGCGCGTCCGAGCAATTCCATTCCGGCGCTATATCCGTGCCCGATACGGGTAAACAATTTCTGTTTACAATGCGCACGACGCTGTCTCGATGCCGATTAATTCCTCGCTGCGTCTTCCTATTATGGTCATAACCTTCGTCGGATCGTAGAACACACTGCGTTCGTGATGTCACCGATCGCTGACATCTCATTCCGCTCTCGATTCAATCGTGTGCAAGATAACTTGAAAATTCAAGTGTTGAATACGTTCGTCTGACTTCTGTCACCCTGAATTGTGGAAAGAGAAAACAAACCACTCGATGGATTGCAAAGACAGCATTGCCCCGCACCGTGTGAGGATTCAGTGGCTCTATGACTATGCAACTGTAGCAGAGGGCACTCTTTATTGTTGCCGGACTAGACGGATGTTTAGAGACTTCTCTAGTATTCTTCTGTAACATAACGCTCTGCTATGAATCTTTCTTACATGTGTTTCTTTTTCTGCAGAGGATTTTGTTGCCCATACATCCAATGTCAATTGCCTGGCATTGGGTCACAAATCTGGCCGTGTTCTGGTCACTGGTGGCGATGACAAGAAAGTGAATCTATGGGCAGTCGGCAAGCAGAACTGTATTATGGTATGGCCAGTCCTTTTTTGGGGGTTGGTCCAAAGAAACTCCAATATGGAATATTTATCTTCAACTTATTTTTAGAGCCTGAGTGGCCATACCACTCCAATAGAATGTGTAAGATTTGGACAGACTGAGGATCTGGTATGCGCTGGCTCGCAGACAGGAGCACTGAAAATCTGGGACCTGGAGCACGCCAAATTAGCTCGTACGTTAACAGGACACAAGTCAGGTATACGCTGCATGGACTTTCATCCTTACGGGGAGTTGCTGGCCTCTGGAAGTTTAGACACAGCGATTAAATTGTGGGACATTAGAAGGAAAGGTTGTATCTTCACGTATAAAGGGCACAATAGGATGGTGAACAGTTTAAAATTCAGTCCTGATGGCCAATGGATTGCCAGTGCAGGAGAAGAGGGAATGGTTAAGGTAAAGTCAGCTAAAGATCATTTCAGTGCAATGTCGTTTGATGACTACTACTATCGGATGACCaatcattcaattttttcactAGCTGTGGGACTTGAGAGCTGGCAGACAACTCAGAGAATTTTCCGAACACAGAGGTCCGGCTACCACGGTAGAATTTCATCCTCACGAGTTTCTGTTAGCCAGTGGCAGTGCGGATAGAACGGTTCACTTCTGGGACCTGGAATCGTTTCAACTTGTTTCGTCCACGGATCAAAGTCACTCCACAGCAATTCGGTATGCTTCTTGACAAAGGCAAACCCGATTTCCGATTATCTGAAGTATTTCACTAGACTGGTTTTTCCGTTCGTTAGGTGCCTCTATTTCAGTCAGGGTGGAGAATGTCTTTTCGCTGGTTGCCATGACGTGTTGAAGGTGTATGGTTGGGAACCGGGTCGCACGTTGGACTCGGTTCCGACTGGTTGGGTAAAAGTGCAAGACATAGCTGTAGCCCAGAACCAGTTGGTAAGTCGATACAGCGCAGAAATTGATCGACAAACGATGAACAGTTAACAGAAATCCGCTACaacgaatttttttcagatcGGTGCGAGTTTTCATACTGCCAATGTCATTTTATACGTatgcgatttaaaaaaaatagcGCCGTTAGGAGGAGTATCGACGTCTGACTCGCCGTTTAGTCACGGGAACTCGTTAAGGAAGAGCTTCTCGAGGGAAAGGCCGCCTGGATTAAAAAAACATACGTAAGTGAAACACGAAATCGCCTTAAGTTCTCCGTACTGATGCATTGTAAATCGTAACCATGATAATTTTGCTTATAGATTAGACGTACGAACGATCGAGGAAGCGGACAAGTCCGGAACGGACCCAGAGGACGAAGCAACGTACGCAGACATACCCAATGTCACCGCCTATCACGACATCTTTCAACCAAACAGATCACGTAAGTATATCTACGTCGTCCTATCTCTTTTGTTGCAAGACTCGATTGTGTACCCTAACTCGACTCAAACTCTGTTCTATTCTAACTGTTAACTATCCACTTACAAATCACACAAGCCTGAAAAATACAAATGCATCTGTGAATGTTGTGTCGTACAGTCTGCGAATGAGCATGCTATGCACGGTATGTTTCAGTGTCACGCACTCCACCTCCAGAACCTGAGGCTTTCCAGGAGCCTCAAGACTTAGGTGAGTTCCACGAAAATGTCCCCTACTCCTTTTCTGATACTGAAGTTTGCATGAGACGAACCTTTGCACTTGTTTTATCCGCTGATGTATAAACGTATTTACAAATCGCGCACGGTTACCTTTTCTAGATCCCACCCAGCCGCAGATACTGCAGAATCTTTCTACCTCAATGTCGAATCTGAACGCGGCGGAACCGGAGGAAGTTCCACCCATACCGTCACCATCATCCCCGCCTCCACCCGCCCCGACGTTGGCGTTGACCAAGTCGGTGCCAGTTCGTGTTCAGCCGATAAAGTCGTCGCCACCGGTTCAGAGAAGTGCAGTGACCTCGACGAGCCAATCGAAGACTCTGCAGACGAACAACGGCCTGACCAGAACCTCGAAGAACCTGGCGTCGATACCTCCTCTCAGACAGAACATCACGCCCCTTCCTGGCAAAAAGATCGGCGCCAGCAGTGATATAGGGACGCTTCCACAACCCTTGGGCCCGCAAAGGTCGAACTCGACGTTGACGCCGCGAGTGGCGCCGATGGCTGCCGTTCTTCCAGTCATGGACGATGGGAAACTCAAGAACAGAGCACCTAGCCCGGACTCTCCGAAGCATTACTTGAAGAGACAGAGTAGTTGTAAGGACGGGGAACAGGGTTACGAAAGCGATTATCCGGTACAGTAAGTATATCGCCGCTCATTTCAACGAATATTCCAATTTGGTTAGCTGTGTGTCGCGTTAACGATTCGCGTTACGTTCTTCCAGAATTAATAGTATAAGGCATAGCCCCTCTGATCCAGCGTTAAACAGGCCGAACTCGGCGCAGTCCAGGTCCACCTCGCTAAATAGGAACTATACTACCTCAACGTCGCTGTCCGCACGCAACGCTTCCACTACCACCACAACATTCGCGACTAAGAAAGCGAACAAAGCTCAAGTGCCCCCGAATCCTAAGGTAGACGTACGGGCGTCTCAACTGAGGCCGGGCGTGGAGACCACGGGGAAGGAGGAATTCGTCCCTATAAGCACCGACAAACCTTATGGGCTGGACGTTGAAAACTTCCTGCCTGTTAGTATGAATCTACGATTCGTTCTATTAGAGTATATTCCTTCTCCaacgcgttcgctacca from Halictus rubicundus isolate RS-2024b chromosome 8, iyHalRubi1_principal, whole genome shotgun sequence encodes:
- the Kat80 gene encoding katanin p80 isoform X1, encoding MASSTKRSWKLQDFVAHTSNVNCLALGHKSGRVLVTGGDDKKVNLWAVGKQNCIMSLSGHTTPIECVRFGQTEDLVCAGSQTGALKIWDLEHAKLARTLTGHKSGIRCMDFHPYGELLASGSLDTAIKLWDIRRKGCIFTYKGHNRMVNSLKFSPDGQWIASAGEEGMVKLWDLRAGRQLREFSEHRGPATTVEFHPHEFLLASGSADRTVHFWDLESFQLVSSTDQSHSTAIRCLYFSQGGECLFAGCHDVLKVYGWEPGRTLDSVPTGWVKVQDIAVAQNQLIGASFHTANVILYVCDLKKIAPLGGVSTSDSPFSHGNSLRKSFSRERPPGLKKHTLDVRTIEEADKSGTDPEDEATYADIPNVTAYHDIFQPNRSLSRTPPPEPEAFQEPQDLDPTQPQILQNLSTSMSNLNAAEPEEVPPIPSPSSPPPPAPTLALTKSVPVRVQPIKSSPPVQRSAVTSTSQSKTLQTNNGLTRTSKNLASIPPLRQNITPLPGKKIGASSDIGTLPQPLGPQRSNSTLTPRVAPMAAVLPVMDDGKLKNRAPSPDSPKHYLKRQSSCKDGEQGYESDYPVQINSIRHSPSDPALNRPNSAQSRSTSLNRNYTTSTSLSARNASTTTTTFATKKANKAQVPPNPKVDVRASQLRPGVETTGKEEFVPISTDKPYGLDVENFLPNNFASSTAFGYPQIGVLNEMSEAEVLNSMMRGHDSMMTVLTNRHRSLQIIYSQMQHKDLKAAVESAVAMNDLSVIVDLLGILTLKPTMWNLDLCNFLLGPVGDLLQSKYEMYITTGSTALRLILRNFATVIKSNVEAPLHTIGVDVSREERYHKCLSCYEKLQTIRGVLLKKQSTPGKLGATFRELAVLMRSLE
- the LOC143356193 gene encoding angio-associated migratory cell protein; protein product: MTEIDTPPSSPDMNGQMDEDDLIYVGDVDEVIEAFEAGDVGVEDAMGDDPVEQGDASCLFTGHKRGSVFCGYLSKNGKLASTGGEEDKAYIWDTSSGEIILDCTGHKDSIIFSEFNYDESYLATGDMSGLIQVWAVADKTKIWDYNMGDATWMKWHMAANVLLAGSVDGEIYMWKIPNGECKVFQGYGDRAETGTIFPDGKRIAVGYEDGTIRIIDLRTGSILSSISSSSGHSSTIVTLDCHSDNNLVLSAALDGKTIISTSNTGKIISVLQNLNLGERNNANIEQDAGNSEGNSDSNWVETAAFCKDPAFPVAATGTVNGEIFIWDISKQVLRQKIGQESGISKLVWKGNTTILFSAGLDGILRCFDARTGLCVQSFLGHTADILDLCISENGEKALTTSDDSTARIFDISSLS
- the LOC143356196 gene encoding UPF0598 protein CG30010 isoform X2, giving the protein MFLHLRSRLFTIPIKTSVSKVHGRQIAKYEQGQSPEPRVREYFYYIDHQGMLFLDDARMKNFTSCFKEKKFLAFFFKRLKKNETGRYMEDFPYISPCGPERNFIRCDDLPIVFTKVLQKQNSETGKEEDWFGYAHAEELLMVPFEPEKLYMNIHTGRVYHPAPERAGGVGLVRSKIAIEFSALFNFEKGEEHGPTHFLWKDESYSLDSEWCKDKMLQTMS
- the Kat80 gene encoding katanin p80 isoform X2; its protein translation is MASSTKRSWKLQDFVAHTSNVNCLALGHKSGRVLVTGGDDKKVNLWAVGKQNCIMSLSGHTTPIECVRFGQTEDLVCAGSQTGALKIWDLEHAKLARTLTGHKSGIRCMDFHPYGELLASGSLDTAIKLWDIRRKGCIFTYKGHNRMVNSLKFSPDGQWIASAGEEGMVKLWDLRAGRQLREFSEHRGPATTVEFHPHEFLLASGSADRTVHFWDLESFQLVSSTDQSHSTAIRCLYFSQGGECLFAGCHDVLKVYGWEPGRTLDSVPTGWVKVQDIAVAQNQLIGASFHTANVILYVCDLKKIAPLGGVSTSDSPFSHGNSLRKSFSRERPPGLKKHTLDVRTIEEADKSGTDPEDEATYADIPNVTAYHDIFQPNRSLSRTPPPEPEAFQEPQDLDPTQPQILQNLSTSMSNLNAAEPEEVPPIPSPSSPPPPAPTLALTKSVPVRVQPIKSSPPVQRSAVTSTSQSKTLQTNNGLTRTSKNLASIPPLRQNITPLPGKKIGASSDIGTLPQPLGPQRSNSTLTPRVAPMAAVLPVMDDGKLKNRAPSPDSPKHYLKRQSSCKDGEQGYESDYPVQINSIRHSPSDPALNRPNSAQSRSTSLNRNYTTSTSLSARNASTTTTTFATKKANKAQVPPNPKVDVRASQLRPGVETTGKEEFVPISTDKPYGLDVENFLPNNFASSTAFGYPQIGVLNEMSEAEVLNSMMRGHDSMMTVLTNRHRSLQIIYSQMQHKDLKAAVESAVAMNDLSVIVDLLGILTLKPTMWNLDLCNFLLGPVGDLLQSKYEMYITTGSTALRLILRNFATVIKSNVEAPLHTIGVDVSREERRSLLTGDHSSDTTSASPATRSCRRLGVCC
- the LOC143356196 gene encoding UPF0598 protein CG30010 isoform X1, encoding MFSQMNCNAMFLHLRSRLFTIPIKTSVSKVHGRQIAKYEQGQSPEPRVREYFYYIDHQGMLFLDDARMKNFTSCFKEKKFLAFFFKRLKKNETGRYMEDFPYISPCGPERNFIRCDDLPIVFTKVLQKQNSETGKEEDWFGYAHAEELLMVPFEPEKLYMNIHTGRVYHPAPERAGGVGLVRSKIAIEFSALFNFEKGEEHGPTHFLWKDESYSLDSEWCKDKMLQTMS
- the Kat80 gene encoding katanin p80 isoform X3, with product MASSTKRSWKLQDFVAHTSNVNCLALGHKSGRVLVTGGDDKKVNLWAVGKQNCIMSLSGHTTPIECVRFGQTEDLVCAGSQTGALKIWDLEHAKLARTLTGHKSGIRCMDFHPYGELLASGSLDTAIKLWDIRRKGCIFTYKGHNRMVNSLKFSPDGQWIASAGEEGMVKLWDLRAGRQLREFSEHRGPATTVEFHPHEFLLASGSADRTVHFWDLESFQLVSSTDQSHSTAIRCLYFSQGGECLFAGCHDVLKVYGWEPGRTLDSVPTGWVKVQDIAVAQNQLIGASFHTANVILYVCDLKKIAPLGGVSTSDSPFSHGNSLRKSFSRERPPGLKKHTLDVRTIEEADKSGTDPEDEATYADIPNVTAYHDIFQPNRSHPTQPQILQNLSTSMSNLNAAEPEEVPPIPSPSSPPPPAPTLALTKSVPVRVQPIKSSPPVQRSAVTSTSQSKTLQTNNGLTRTSKNLASIPPLRQNITPLPGKKIGASSDIGTLPQPLGPQRSNSTLTPRVAPMAAVLPVMDDGKLKNRAPSPDSPKHYLKRQSSCKDGEQGYESDYPVQINSIRHSPSDPALNRPNSAQSRSTSLNRNYTTSTSLSARNASTTTTTFATKKANKAQVPPNPKVDVRASQLRPGVETTGKEEFVPISTDKPYGLDVENFLPNNFASSTAFGYPQIGVLNEMSEAEVLNSMMRGHDSMMTVLTNRHRSLQIIYSQMQHKDLKAAVESAVAMNDLSVIVDLLGILTLKPTMWNLDLCNFLLGPVGDLLQSKYEMYITTGSTALRLILRNFATVIKSNVEAPLHTIGVDVSREERYHKCLSCYEKLQTIRGVLLKKQSTPGKLGATFRELAVLMRSLE